The Polyangiaceae bacterium genome includes the window CTGGTTGCCGGCGCTCGCGCTTTGCGTGCGCTCACGCAAAGTGGCCTCTATCCGGCCAACGCGCGCTTGTTGGATCCCGTGGAGGCGATGCTCAATGGCGCTGGCGACGGAAGCCAAGCGCTCTTGCTCGTCGGGTTCGAGTCCCATGACCACGAGCTCGGCGCTTGGATCGCGCGCGCCGTCGAGCTGTGTCGCGACTTCGAGGGTCAGGTCGCGCCCGAGGACGTCACGCACGACGTCAAGACGGGTGCGGCGGATGGGGCCGCGGGCGCCTGGCGCAAGTCTTTCCTGCGCGCTCCGTATCTGAGAGACGGTCTGGTGCTGCGTGGAGCCTTCGTGGAGACCTACGAAACCGCAGTGACCTGGGACCGCTTCGAGTCCCTGCACGCCGCGGTCATGACCGCCGCACGCGACGTCGTGGGCGCAAGCGCCGTGGTGACGTGTCGGGTGACCCACGCCTATCCCGACGGCGCGGCACCCTATTTCACGGTGATCGCACCCGCGCGCCCTGGCGCCGAGTTGGAGCAGTGGGACGAGGTCAAGGCAGCGATCACCCGTGCCATGCTCGATGCGGGCGGCACCACGACGCACCACCACGCGGTGGGTCGGGACTTCCGCGTCTACTATGAACGCGAAGTCCCAGAACTGGTCCGGCACAGCCTGCTCCACGCCAAGCGCAGCCTCGACCCCAGCAGCGTCATGAACCCCGGCTCCCTGCTGTCGGCTTGACCCCCTGCGCTATGGCACTAGGCTGCCCGCCGTGAAGGTCAAACTCGTCAAAGAGTACCGCTTCGAAGCGGCGCATCGACTGCCCAACGTTCCCGAGGGTCACAAGTGTCAGCGACTCCACGGGCACAGTTTCAAGGTCGAGCTCGCCATCTATGGCCCCGTGAACGACACCACGGGTTGGTTCATCGACTTCGGAGACTTGGACTCGATCTGGGCGCCACTCCACGATGTCCTGGATCATCACTACCTGAATGACGTTCCAGGTCTCGAGAACCCGACCAGTGAAGTGCTGGCGCGATGGATCTGGGAGCGAGTCAAACCGGGGTTGCCGCAGTTGTCACGGGTCACCGTCTACGAGACTTGCGACGCCCGCTGCGAGTACGAAGGCTCCTGAACTTCTTCGACGTCCGCTGCGAGTACGAAGGCTCCCGAACTTCTTCGACGCCCGTTGCGAGTACGAAGGCTCCTGAACGCTTTCGACATCGCCATCTTGCGCCCATGTCGGGACGGCGCGCTTGAGGCGAAGCGCAGCTCACGCCGGCTCGAGCGCCGCTGCCCAGATCGCATCCACGTCGAGGGCGCAGCCTAGCGCAGGGAGGGTGGCCATCTGCCCTTCGATGCTGGTCTCTCGAGACCATG containing:
- the queD gene encoding 6-carboxytetrahydropterin synthase QueD; the encoded protein is MKVKLVKEYRFEAAHRLPNVPEGHKCQRLHGHSFKVELAIYGPVNDTTGWFIDFGDLDSIWAPLHDVLDHHYLNDVPGLENPTSEVLARWIWERVKPGLPQLSRVTVYETCDARCEYEGS